The Dermacentor variabilis isolate Ectoservices unplaced genomic scaffold, ASM5094787v1 scaffold_12, whole genome shotgun sequence sequence TTGCTGTCGAGCTGTTGcttagccgcttgcttcgccggcatAGGCGTTCTCTTCCCGCAATGTACCACAAGAGAAAGAAGCTTTTGCAGCGGCTGCTCTTGCAAAggcggcgggagcgcagaaagcgtctgcggCGACGTTGGAGGgtccggccagtctttcaactgcgTAAAGAAGACGGACTTTACGGCTGTAACTTctttcgatgatctacagtggtagaactaggagccagtgtttggacatgtGGACTTATCTTCGTCGGGACAGCAATTACTTGTCAGCGTTTTTTAAGCGCGCGCATATAGGAGACAAAGCGAAAGGGTTAAAGAAGCAATGCGGGGATCGTACTCGCAGCGCGCGAACGcccaattcgcagaacagcatcgcgtcgtcggtacaaggttcgtccaggttgacagcaccgatcgaaacgataacgtgacgtacgcgaacagagggaacgacaagagcagggtgtagttcggaaagcgcgaaagcataggcgaagatcgGACTGATTAGCCGCCGGAAGCACACAGATCGTACATTGGATACGTGGTGACGACACCTCACGACGATTCAACAGCCGTCTGCCTAACCCGTGTATGCAGTACAACATACCGTCACTAATTCTTTAGCTTCAGAAGGGAAGAAGCAGTTGATTCTATTTAACAGACGATCTGTAATACTAATTTGGGGCTtccttcattattaacagtagaccatactgtttaTACAGATCTTGTGTAGCATcctcttgcacaaaatttgtaaggattaagttttgcaatacattttctgctattcgatattttatttgatatccagcttatttttttcttcatttcattcgATATTCTATTCTAAATCTACTTTtcggtattagcacacccctacaaaaagttaaggactgctagttatatttgtgccattagtatagcgcatagattcaagaacacctttttGCACGTGTTGGTTGTCGTATATGAATCTTGTGGATGAGATACAatttcctatattttctgtctctcagaagtgtgactgcagaatatgaagtgtaatgtaattaaattgtgacctgACAGGTTTAAATGCTGTGCAACTAATTTCGGAAatttcttggcagtggccgcacgatttttctttaatataccgttgactggctctcctgttttgccgaCACACTGTttgcattcaagcatataaacaaagcagggggtaAAGTTAATCATGGCTAGGGGCtatgcgtgtgtgtcagtgaaaagtgtacagctcccGGTACCTGCAAGTGTATGCAGGCAGGGTACGGTCCTTCTGCCAGGTAATAATGCACaattttttacagatgcaacggatGCGTCAGGATGGCcacggatttttctacaagttctttcgcaagACACCACAGCTCTTTGACAAGCTATTGAGCTTTGTCGCAGAGgacctcacacggcagcaccacattcgagaaacccctggagcctggagaacTACTTGCGGTAGCATTGAGGTTTGTAAAGGatagttgcccctagagtaataatgtgcgattgCAGGAATAAAGAAGAACACTGTTTCTTTGTTatttaatgtatcatttattttatttacacaatactgcccGCCGCCTTTTGGCAGCCAAATCACGAAGGggtcacaaaacattgaagcacaACAAAGGAAAGAATAAAATGACTGACAATGAGCGTGCATAAGAAATACTAATACATAATCTAGTTCATTATACACAACTAAAtatttattaactcataaacaaataaaaaaatgggacTCAAAATGCTCATACAAAACGAGAAATAGTAATGAAGGTACTGACAATGCGCATGAAAGGAAATACCAGAAAAAAAGATCACATGATCACAGAGACAAAGTTTCAACTTAGTGCATCACCAGTGTAGCAGTTATCGCTAACTATGGCTAGCAGTTAGCTAACAAAAAATGCCATCGAATGGGATCAcacaaaagctacctcagtgcttttgaccttgcgcaacCTGTGAAACATGCTTTGAGGAATGATTGTACATGTATTATTAAATAAAGGTAgtagctaacctacacaaatgaattttgatcgtaTGTCACTCAAAAAGGGCCCCCACAGCCATGCAGATCATTGTCAAGAAAAGTCATGACATCATAATTAGTATGCAAACAATTGAGACATGGGTACTaatttttttcaacttgcattcaagCTACTTGGCATTCGGGCAAGACgtgtggggattgaggcggctagactctgcagtggtgtgtaagtcgtatagtggcgatcgtgcctgcaaattattaaacaactgcagaacagcGCGACAGCCGCAGAaattccttacattttttttcggcttaagaatttttttaaagctcacatgctgttcacggcccccgtcaggtagccctgcttcctgccagagaAGCAGGGTCATACGTATACATGTCTTATTTACGCACCGTCTTCAGtgtcactgattacgtacaaagactttggccaaacatccaatgcagaacatgcaaaaccaactctggaactGAGCCATGGAACAccaaaaaaaatgcaaggaatgtggcttgtggatgatagttgtgggagaggtagaggttgtctatgttggcagtgaacctTGCCTCCTGGCTATGTGATGGCAAGACTTTTCCCTTTCTGCTACCtcttgtaataataataaaacaatttgaagAATACTTGAGCTGCTAGAACGCCCCAACAGGCTTTACAACTTGCAggatataaccaaaattttcaaaGGGGGCTGGTTGAAGgttcattacatttctttttatttataggcatgtacaggcatcgctagatgcatgcacaaactccatatgcacaggtggtgaactcaaaaaggttcattgctgcaagacagTATGAATGAGCAAAGacagatgaaagcgataaacacttgtcttgcaacaacaaacctttagttgcaagtcagtgcttctttctctatcgtaggtgtgttgctaaaacatgttcacacatctctacagcagcaatggccaaCCAACCAGGCGCACAGATAGcaactttatgaaattcttgaataataccgcacaaaaatatggatacaacacaatgtaaaatgaacaaaagaGAAGAGCTGAGGGGCTTTGATATGTcaacaacagacaaggaaacgtatagaaagcataaaggaaaataactcgttttatttgtaatgtcgacatcacaaggagaagggaaatgaaagtggacaaaatataacttgccactggtgggagcTAAACCCAAAACCAATTGAGCTGGAGGCTATTCCACCATCTATTTTTTAGAATGTTCatgtgtactagattaggctctTCGAGTGCTCTTGCACGAGTAACACTGGGTAACGCAACCAGCGTGAGATCTAGTACATGCACATAcaggctcaagaaagtttgcagagtgatagccattgctgcagctctactggTGAAGCAATGCAAGCAGaattcaaaggttgtgggttcgtctcccaTCAATGGGAGGTTACCTTTTcatatactttcattttcctccttatttCTCCATTTCGATATAAAATAATTAAATTCatcaatgatttccttttgtttcgttatctcttggctttattatacaaAAAGTATACATTAAAACATTAATCTTTGAATTACTTTACTACTTGCATTAATTTAATATTCATATCGAGATGCGTATCCTCACTGACCTCTGTcatgtgtttgagcagagagacggCAAAAGTTTGAGGTCATCCAgtggtttgcatcttttgattgcacttgaaacattgcctaattcctcTAATATTACCTgactctcatctttctttttccttttcctcacTCTCGACATTGCTTCGGAAGCAATGCTTCCCAACGTATCCAGCCTGcgactgcctgctgaagccagcgatgcttGTGACTGCGGCCTGCTGTGGTGTGCCTGAGAAGcctcaggaaccagaacttctGTAAACGTCGGTGATTAAAGAGATTCCAAAATGTCCTGAGACTCCACAGACTCATGCGACAccgaagacagagtcgatgctggcgcTTCTGACTCTTCACTTGATGGTGATGGCACTTCAAGTGTTGCCAGATcgaaaaactggcacattttttgttaagatgtctgcagcacttccctcctcactcgatgggggcactggtggaaggttggCGGACACCCTGCATGTGAGCGTAGTAAGGTTTGCACACACTGCCAATGTGTAAATAATGGCCAGTCTgaatgcaaaaatatatgaaggctcaAATCAGTCCACATTTGTTTTAATGTGTGATTTTATTAGAGAACACCGAAGCTCTGAgtcagttttgtagggacaaaagtggcttgccTGCACAACCAGAATGAACAGGTTCTGCATGCGCTaaagtgtagcttttgtatctttttctgtttttgcttgcgatgcatttaagcagttcttatgagatctgcatgcctaaagcctagtgatAACTTCTACTCAAAAAAGTGCATGATATTTTTAATGTttcagttttgaaataattagcAGCAAGCATTCTACTACATTTAATCAGTTAAACCACCTAATATATTTCATGTTGAACGACCTACGCTTGCACTTTCTAAACATAGAGTAGTAGTATTGTTAGGTCTTGCTTTAGCACAAGGCTCTCTCCTGTTCTAGTTTTTCTACGCGAAACgttcttggcttgtaactttgttttcctttcacttgtttgtaaacttcatctcattctaaattgtttttcttaactgaatgtacgtctaaacacagtgtgaagctgtgtacgtagtagtcagtgcatttgttgtttgtatttaggaagttacaTAAAATAATGTTTGTCATCTTGCCATCTGCGttgtaaagggtgttttggcccaGTAAAGCTGATCTTAGCTAGCAAACccttccagaaggtttcttaaagccaagctttttttgcctcttctctggacTTTCCCACCACTGCTcctactgtcttgccaaatagctcttACTGAATGCCTCATACTGATGTTAATGTAGTCATTGAACCattgtcatcccagctgactactggctactgtCTTGCACGAGTGACCAGTACCGGACGTAATGCAAATACCAATTATAATAATGTAACtaggtcgtggttttggcctGTAAAATTTCATtaatcattttttgcacagtgTGAATGTGTTTAACTGGATCATCTAGTCTTTCCTTGgaaattttgctaagcaggaacagcgttctccacaaacattgtgaaagcttcgcttaaaccagtAACTACAGCACCTCGGATCtgcagaataaccgcaggctgataattaggtaaggacactgctgagcagacacaaaaataattatcaattacacagctgacaatgtcgtcagtactatgttgcatttattcctacagcatgatgacactgaatgaatccctaagcaagctaggtaatatttgagggtctgtgatgaagcaccgatttgcacactgctggcaagcagcaaaatgcaaaattaaagctGTTCATTGCGGTGACCAAGACACACGTGAATATAGCAACATTCAATACTCGGTTAAATACTGGCCATTGACTTGCATgctgccttctaggatcagtACACAGAATCAAAAGAAACTACTTGcatcttttgtgttttgtttttgtgtgtgcatcatgcaagcccttttctttttattcgtccTGCTAATTTGTATGTGATATTCTCTGTACTTCTGTTTTATGCTTTATTGTTAGGTTTCTGTgtgctattttacttgttatatggtacctgtatttctgctttctctgctccccactgcaaagccaaactggatttgtgggtacctaaataaataaacatacaaaGCTATCCTTGTACTGCTTGTATGTCCCCTTACCAgatcacatttaacgaaatatgcgataatcggagcAGCGATTCCgcacaaatattttatcgccAATTAGACAAACCTGAATATAATGCACACTGTGCGTCGATTTACTTGTGTAAGCACAATTTTGAGTCGATTCCCATAGGTGCGGTGCATATTTCCAGCTATAATACAAGCATACGGCATCTCCGGTCAACGTAGTAAAGGAAAGCACTAGAATGCCGTGTTTCATTTTTCACACGCCGGTTAAGATGGAAACTTCAAGATCACTTGCGGTCTACACTCCATTGTGTAGCGCAGGaacatcatctggtcgaaaaacagccaGGTGACATCGTCCTGAACGTCGTCTGGCACGGCGCGGCTATTTTCTTTCTGAAATGTCTTCCCAGGCGCCGAAATTTATTCCCCAAggacttccatcacttctgctgcgctgtgataacgtcatctgcacagatgaaacgcgttttcGACATCTGCGAGTGGGCTGATGAGAGAGGCAGCTTATACCAGTGCCGCACAGCTaggctttcgatcgcgatcgagcgcgatcaaatttctcgatcacTATCGGTTCTACGCAGATTGCGCAGTACAGGCAATCGTGACCACAAAATCcgatcccgatcgggctcgatcgcgattgaaactgctccggtatgacgcccgtataaaattccgagcactcacctGTTCGGCATCGTTGGGCATGACGATCCACGACCACCTCGTCATGTGCTTGTTCTTgtggcgcttgtgtttcgcctgctaccaaagcgcaggtcgagcctcaacgcacacgatcagcgcttcgttgttgatcgcctccatagcctcGGTGGTCTATCGACACGAATCCAGCAGCGActcccggcgtctccgcacgattCTGCAACTTCAACAACGtttccgaaccgccggaagtgtacatggggcccacgtgacgtcggtgcacaagctgccacttccgtcgcgtacgctcaaaatgacgcccaagatcaagacctccttgacgcgcgcgtttcctacgcgtctgccctctctagacgcgtaggacaggcgcgTACGGCCTGGCAGACGCGTGGCGCGTAGCCAGGCGTGCACGATTCACCGCGTATGGTTGGGCCTTTAGTGTTAGAGAATCAGATGTCGTGGTATTCAATGAagacagcgaacagacagtggagatacagggccagaaaatacctcgcgtaacagaatataaataccttagtatatggataaacgagggcaatagatatatggaaacacaggaaaaaacaataacagtgaaggggaagagaaatgcagccataatgaagcacagagcgctatggggatacaataggtacaaggtcctccgaggtatgtggaaaggtgtaatggttccaggacttacttttggaaatgcggttgtttgctttaaatcaggggtacaatcaggactcgatgggaaacAAATGTGAGTGGgtggcctcgcattgggcgctcacgggaagactacaaatgaagctgtgcagtgtGATATGGGTtgaactagttttgaagtgaggaaagctcgcagtaaaattgagtatgaagaacgcccgaggaatatggaagaaagtaaatgggttgggagtgtgttgaggtatctgtacaggaaaaacattgattcacagtggaggataaGAACTAGGAAGCCTACCAGcgagtatgtggcctgtagggtgggcaacatggcaacaaagacggtcaagtcTAAAGCCAGaggggctgaaataatctcatgggtggcggcaatggagaggacacctgccatgagtaactactgaagaggaaaaaaatgaaatcaggaaagaaacaatttatgataattcaagaggaagctcattacttttcgaagcgatatcgggatgccttagaatacgcacctataaagcgagatataagaaggaacaaaaagcatgtgcttgctgcggtaaagctagggaaactgtggtgcatattttattagaatgtgaagacgtctacccagtggtcgatttaggcaacactggcctccatgaagcccttgggttcagcgggagcagtggaaaagtaaacatgtccgcaataggcattagaagaggcgattggaggattggtggacgaaaagtagggaaacgacaaaaactgaggcgtacaaaagcacagttagcaataggggatgagaaaatttgggtgtgggagttcagAATGTTTACTTTTCTTATTGTTTAaattaggtaggacattaggcggtACAATACCAAGAGCTTGGCGACACAAccaaccgccccgttccaaaggggacgctaatAACATCCATCCAGCGCGAGCTTGGCCATGGCCGGGCGGCCTTCTCTGTGCGTTACGCGGGAGGCTtcagccgtcgtcgccaagcggcgtctgaccaccccgcggataccGCGCAGCGtgctgcttcactggagaaggAATGCAACACGCACCGCACCGTCGAGATCCAtttagcgaccgcgttcgcaccctgtccgtttgtgcttcaacgctgcgcatgttcgcggtgtCTTC is a genomic window containing:
- the LOC142566054 gene encoding uncharacterized protein LOC142566054; amino-acid sequence: MRRRSKPVMHVLTSGVARGKWRRVAEKVAPARLPINGGLERKTRSEERGSATTPVTWASTRMQRMRQDGHGFFYKFFRKTPQLFDKLLSFVAEDLTRQHHIRETPGAWRTTCGSIEQCFPTYPACDCLLKPAMLVTAACCGVPEKPQEPELL